Within Bradymonas sediminis, the genomic segment CTCAGCCGGCGCCACCCCGCCGAGCTTCCCATGGTCGATTTGGAGCTGCAATTTCGAGACTATATCAATGTCTCCGACCGCTTCGAAAAGATCCTCGCGAAGATGCTCGCCGCGCACGTGGAGGACCGGTTTCAGTCCGCCCGTGAGGTCATCGATTTGCTGGACGCGGCGCCTGAATTGGCCGATGCCAGGGCACCCACGCGAGCCGGCGCCGCGGGTAGCCAGCTGGCCCGCAGCGTCGACTTTCAGCGACCCAACGAGGGCGACACGGAGTTTTTTGAGGCGTGGGCTGCATCGGCCGCACCAGAGACGCTTATACCGCAGGGAATATGGGGTTTATCACCCAATCGCGCAAAAGGAGAGGAAGGGGTCTTTCAACTGCCCGAGTGGGTCGAGAAACCGCGTCGATTTCGCAGTCAATGGGAGGCGCGCGAAGATGGGTTTCGGCTCGTCACGCCGATGGAGAAGTGGTGGAAGTTTGTGTTGGTTATGATGCTACTGAGCGCCTTCTCGGGGTTTGGTGTTCTGGTAGCCAGAGGTTTTGTAGCGGCCGAATTGACCGCCTTTAGGCTTATCGCGAGCGTGATCATGGGCGGCGGCTTCTGGCTGTTTTTCCCACTTGTTTTGAAATCCTATACCCTCCGCACGGTGCTCGAATTAAAAGACGGGCATTTGTCTATCCTGACAAAAGATTGCTTTACGGCGCGTAACCGCAGGAGCATCGACGTCGCGCCCGCGACGCGCGTTGAGTGCCGGGCGGTGCGAAATGAAGGAGGGCAAATACGGCATCGTCTGGTGGTCGCAGGGCCGCCAGGCAGGCAAACCGACTGGCAAATTGGCGAGCATATCCCGCAGGCTGAGCAGCTCTATCTGTGCAAAGAGATGAACCGTTATATAAAGGCGCACGCGCCCCTAAAATTCGTCGGTGAAGCATGAGGGCGAGGCTGCGGGGCAGGTCGAAACCGAACGAGACATTAAGATGGCTGAAATCATAAATGACCGCTTTGAGGTGATTCGCATCTTGGGTGAAGGCGGTCAGGCGCGCGCGACTCTTGCCCGTGATCTGCGCGACGGCAAGGAGGTCGTCGTCAAAGAATTACATTTGGCTCGGGCGGCGGATTGGAAGTCGCTGGAGCTCTTTGAGCGCGAGAGCTCGGTGCTGCGAAACCTCGACCACCCGGCCATACCCAGCTACGTCGACGGTTTTCACCAGGAGGACGGCGCTCGGGTCTTTCTGGTTCAAGAGTATGTCAGTGGGGACAGCCTCAACGCCCTGGTCGAGCGCGAAGGGTTATTCGACGACGACAAATTGCGTGACTTTCTGGCGCAGATGCTCGACATATTGGCCTATTTGCAGCGCTTCAGCCCGCCGGTGGTTCATCGAGATATTAAGCCGTCGAATATCCTGCGCGACGCGCTGGGCAAATATCATCTGGTTGATTTTGGGGCGGTACAGCTGATCGTGTCGGACGAGATTGGCGGGTCGACCATCGTCGGCACCAGTGGGTTTATGCCGCCTGAGCAGCTCATTGGGCAGGCAAACCCGGCCAGCGATATCTATGCGCTCGGGGCAACTTGCGTGCAATTGGCCTGCGGCATGGAGCCGGGGGATCTGCCGATGGAGCGGATGAAGCTGCAATTTCGCGATATTGTCGGGCTCTCGGACTTCTTATGCGACCTGCTTGAGCGGATGCTTGAGCCGCATATCAGCGCGCGCTTTGGCGACGCCGCGGCGGTCATCACCGCGCTTCGGATGGGGAAGATGGACCCGCCCGCGGCCGACCCGCGTCGCGGGGCTTCGGCGCCGGCGAGCAGTGTTTTGGCCCATGAAATGGCCTCCCTTGTGCCGGTGCGTCAGGCGATCGGAAAAGCTCCCGTGAGTTCGCCAAAAAGCACGATATACCTGGGGGATGATGGGACGTTGAGCATTGAGACCGTGTCCACTCACCGCGTCCCCTATCTTCTCTGCGCCGCCGCATTTGGCGCGGGCTTGCTGCTGGTATTCGTGTCGATGAGCGGCGGTCCCGAGAGCGTGTGTTGCATCGGACTGCCGCTGTTGGCGTGGAGCGTCGGTTTTTTGGGGTATCGCGTTATCAAGAGCTATCGACAATATGTTGACCGACTCGAGGTGTCCCCGGCGGGGATTTCGCTGGAATCAGGCCACCGGATTGGGGCGGCGGCGCCGCTGCTTGTCACCGGGCAGGTCGCGTTTTCGCTGCCGGAGCTGCGCAATTGTTATCTGCATATCTATCAACCCGCCGGGCGTGCGCGTGCGTCGCAGCAGCAGCGTACCGGGGGCCGCAAACGCTCGGGGATCTGTTTTGTGGACCACGGCGGGCGCGAGCACGCCTTCGAGTTGGATGGGGTGCTGACGCGCGGGGTGCGCCGATCGAGGGCACAAGAGCGGCTGGCGGCTGAGTCCGAGGCGCGCTGGCTCTTCCAGGTGACGCAGGCTCATTTGGAGGCGCTCACTTCGCCGGGCGCCGGGGATTCGGCGCAAGTCGCCCCGCGCACGGTGCCCGATGAGATCGGCGCGTGAGCACGAGGCGGTCGATGTCTTGTCGGCCCGGCGCGGTCTCAGAGAAGTCGAATCTCCTGACCATCCACTTCGGCCCAGATCGCGTCGCCGCGCTCCACGAAACACTCCGAAATGGCATAATACGCCGGCTTCTTAAAACGCGCCCGAAACTCGCCGCCTTTGACGGTGCAATAGAGGCGGCCTTCGGGCTCGTAGCGCAGCGTGCTCAGGTCGAAGTCCTCGCGGGTTTCGTCCGACAGGTAGACCTGCGCGGGGGTCACGCTCAGGTCTACCTGTTCGACGAAGAAGCCGGTGTCTTCGACGCGAATGGGATAGGTATAGGGCGGAACTTCGAGCACCCAGGTGCCGCCGGCGGTGCGTGAGACGCTGCGGTTAAAGAGCGCGATGATCTTCTGGTTCTCGAAGGGGTCGCCCTGGTGGGTCCAGCGGCCGCGGGCGTTGAGGAAGATATCCTCGAGCTGGTAGCCCTTGCGCAGGAATCCCTTGACGACTTCGGGGAGCGTCTCGTCGATCTCGATGGGCGAGTTTTCGGGGGTTTCTTTGGCGGTCATGGTCAGTCGCCTTCGGTCGAGTTGAGCTCGGAGTCGAGGATCGGCTGGCCGCGCTCGAAGGTATAAACCGCGCGCGAGAGCGGGTAGTCCGCGGCCTCAAATTGGACGTCGGTCGCGGCGCGCAGCGCGGCGATTTGCTCGGGCGCGTTGCCCTTTACATAGAGCAGGGCGTCCTGCGACGGCATCGTAAACCTGAAGCTATCCTTGAAGTCGCCAAAGAAGAGGTCGACCACGACGATGCTTCGGATGGCGTCGTATTCGTCGCCGACGTGGATAACCTCAACGCCGTCGAATCCCTCAACGGGTTTTGGCGAGGCGTCGCGCGAGCGGTGATAGAGCATGCTGCGTGCGGCAGCGGTGACGCGCGAGGCGGTCGCCGGCCACTGGTCGAATTGGGCCTGAGTGAGAACACGTCGACCGATATTAAGCTCAAAGAAATAGGCGACGATAAGGTCCCCCTCGAAGTCGAGGGTCCACGGCGCGCCGCCAGCGGCCTCGGCGCCCAGGCGGAAGGTGAAGACCTCGACGTTGGGAAATAGCGTCCCCGCAGCTTCTTCGTAGGTCCAATCCTTTGCCTTGCTGCGCTTGGGTTCAAGTAAAACATTATGAACGCCGCTGGCAAAGCCCTGCATCAGACGCTCGTGCTCGGCCTGGGGCGCGCATTCGAGCACCGGCCACAGCGCGCTCGGGTTGATATTGGCCTCGGCGGCGGTCAGGCTTCGGCCGAAGCGCACATGCAACTGCTCCCCGTCGCGGGTCACGGTTCCCCGGCGCGCCGCGAGGATATCTTCGAGTCGATCCAACCAAATATTGATATCTGACATATATTTTGCGTCCTGATGAAGACGAATCTTAAGGAGTGTCCGCGGGCGAAAGCATCAGCCCATATTACTTGAATAAATATGCACGCCTGCGGGCGCCTGCACAGCCTTAACGCCATCCTTATAGGACGGCAAGTCGTGCAAAAGCGGCGCCGCCAGCGCTGCGTTCAGCGCCGGGTTGGGGCCGGCGAATGCGGTCTTTGGGGTCATATCAAAGACTGTCGTGCTGAGCGGGTAGGGCGCGTCGCGATACATTTGCGCGGCGAGCGCGTCGACTTTTTGGCGCAGCGCCGGCGCGCCTTCGCATTCCCGGGGCCGCCCGATAATCATCGTATCGCGTGAGGGAATGGCAAAACATCCGCCCTCGCGCGCGGCGTCGTAGTCGAAGTCGGGGAGCAGCAGCGCGCGGGTGGCGCCCAGTCCTTCGCTGCTAGTGAAGACCCGGATAAGCCCCTCCGGCTCGGTGATTTTTTGCACGGGCTTTCGCTTAAATGAATCGTAAAAAAGCGCGTGTCGCCCGTCCTTCGCGATCTTCTCGGCGCTGATTGGCATCTGACCGATATCGCCCAGGCTCAACGCGTGGACAACCTTGCCGCTCTCATAGAGGTAGGCGAGTTTAAGCGAATCGAACAGCCAATCGGAGGTAAAAAGGGGCGCGCCGCTGAGCGCCTCAAACCAGGACATCGTCACGGTGTTGACCAGGCGGGGCAGGCGTCCGCCGTAGAGGGCCTCTGCGCCCTGGCGCTCCTCGGCCGGGTCGAAGTCATGATTCTGATGGTCGATGGCCAGCCGAATCCCAAAAAACACCCCCCAGGCGAGGTGGCGCCCGAGCGGGGTCGAGGGGTCGAGGTGCGCCGCGATGTCGGCCGCCACGTCGACCGCGCATCCGTGGCGGCGAAGGGACAACGTCGACGCCTCGTCGGTCCCGGCGCAGTCGAGGCCCAGGCGCGACGCCAACTGGGGCAAGCTAAATTCAGATCCCACGTCAGATTTTCTCCTCGAAGACCCGCTCTCGCCATTTCGTGAAGCCGGCATCGTTGCTCTCAAAAAGATGCGTCTCGATGCTCTTTAAGCGCCCGTCTTCGATATCGTAGACGTTGAATTTACCGCCGAAATACGGGTTCGAATAACTCCCGACCGACGTGCTGCCGGCCTCGCAAATGCGAAGGGTGCCGCTGCCGCGAAGGTGCGGAATCTCGATGGTCGAGAAGTGATGATTATGCCCGTGAATCGCCAGGTCGACGTCGTGGCGACGCAGGGTCTCGAGCACCTCGCTGGCGTTGATAAGTCGGCGGGTAAACTCGACCTTGCTATGCTCAAACGGCAGCAGGTGATGGTGAATCATCACCACCTTAAAGCGGTCGCGCACCTTCGGGTCGTCGAGCATCGCGGCCAGGGTCTTGAGCTGCTCTTCCTCGACCCGACCGGTCGCGAAGAACCATGGCGTCGGGATGGCCGAGTTCATGCCGATAATCGCCACATCATCGCCACGCAGGTGGCAATAGGGATAGGCCGAGTCATTGCGATAGCCGGGCAGGTCGGTCTGAATATAGGGCGCGAAATAATGCTCGAAGCGCTGCTCGCGCGCCGCCGCATGGGTATAATAATCGTGATTCCCGGGGATTACGCTGACGCGTTGCGCGGCGTCGGGGATGCTCGAGAGAATGCGCGCCGACTCGTAAAACTCCGAGTCCAGGGCGAGGTTAGAAAGGTCGCCGGTGATGGCAATATGGTCGACGTTGCAGTGGTTTTGCAGGCGATCCAACGCGCGAACGACCACAGAACTCGAGTGGCTTTTGGAGCGTTTCAGAAGCAAATTCGTCCCGCCCACGATGCGCTTATTGAGATAATGCCAGGGGCGGGGATGCTCGATTTTGAGGACGTGCAGGTCCGAGAGATGTCCGAGTTTCATAAATATATCAATTGGTGGACAGGGTAATGGGAATGAATGTCTGGTTATTGGCCGGGTTCATATCGGTCTGGGCGATAGTGCTCACCACGATATGCAGATACCCCGTTCCGTCCCACAGGCCGCCGACCGGCAGGTCGAAACGCGTGGTGACCGCGCGGCTGACGCCGGCGCCGAAGTCCTGGGTGAGGCTGACCGACGTGAGTTCGATATCGGCGCCGCTATCGTGTGCGCTATTCTGGCCCAGATAGACCTTATAGGAGGGCGCGTCGGCGGTCTGATTGCCGAGGTTGGCCAGGGTGAAGCCGAGGCGAACCTCATCGCCCGGGCCGTAGCTGCCAGGGCCAATCATCGAGTTGGACGCGGCGAGGTCAACCCCACCAAGCGCGCCCAGCCCGTCGGCTTCGAGGCGGTAGGTTGCTCGCCGCTGGGTTCCGTCGATGGTCACCTGCAGATAATAGGTGCCGGCCGCGGGAGCCTCGAAATCCGCGATCTCGGCCACCGGTGAGCCTGGCGCCGTCTCGTGGTTGCGCCCGGCGCTACCGTTGGGATGATAGAGTTGGATGCGCAGCGTCCCAGCCTGTGCTCCCGGGTCTAAGATGCCGCGCAAGGAGACCTTCTGTTCGCGCTGCAGGTCGACATAATAATAGTCGGTGTCGCCCTGGGGGCAGCGGTCGAGCGTGGTGCTGTGGTTGAGCGCGGCGAGCAGGCTGGAGGCGCTGTCGAGCGAATCATTGGATTCGAAGACCGCGTCGCATTGCAGCGAAGGGTCGACGTCCTGCACCGCCACGGTCATCGTATAGTTGGTCTGTAAAACCTGCTCGGTGGTGAGCAATGCCACCTTGGCGAAATAGCATTGCGACCCGTTTACATAATCCACGGAGACCTGCTCGAAGTCGGTGTTAATGGTCGCGGAGTTATCGATCTCGCGGAAGGTCTGGTCGAAGAGGCTCAGGTCGATATCACCCTGGCTCTCGTCGAACTCGACGCGCACCGACATCTTTTTTCCGTTTTGGACACAGATTTTATAATAATCCGGGGCCGCGGTGCAGGAGACCAGGTTGCTATAAGAACCCGGGGTCACCGTCGTCGCCTCGCCGAAGGAATTATTGGGCTCAAGCGGGTCGTAGCACTGGGTTTCGATGGTGATTTGCTTGGACGCAACCTGGTTATTGCCGGGGTTGGAATCGGCCAGGTCAAGGTCGACGCCGAGATAATAGGTGCCGTTATCAATGGAGGTCGGGATGGTGACCTCGGCCTCGATATTTTGGCTCGAACCGGCGGCAACCTGAGGAATCGTCAGGGTCGCCGGGCTCAACGCGATATCGTCGCCGTCGCCGATGATGGGGTTCGGGCTGATGACGAGCTTCGCGTTAAAGTCGGCGGGCGTAGCGTCTTCGCCGAGGTTATAGACGCGAAAGGAGATGCCGAGTTGGGAGCCGATAGAGAACGTGTCGCGCGTCGGCACACGCAGGTCGCGCGGGAGCACGTCGTAGCCGGCAGCAGGGCTAATGACCTCGACGTCGAGGTCATAGAGATTCTGAGTCGTCGAGGTCGCGCCGCACACCGACACGATATAGTCGCCGCCGCTGGGGACGAGGAAGGTCGCGACTTCCTGGTAATCATCGTTGGCGTTCGCGTCGAGCTCGTTGAGGCCGTTTGTGTCGAAGAGCCTCGTCTGAAGTTTGCCGCGCGCCGCGTCGAAGGTGGTCTTCACGAAGAGGCTGTCGCCGGGCGTCAGGTTGACGCCGTAGAAGTCACATCGCTCCGGCTGGCAGAGAGCCTGGGAAGATACGCCGGGGCTGAGCGGATGGGCGTTGACGGAGTCGTCGTTGCCGCGACCGTCGGGAACGCATGCGCAATATTCACCGCTGACGTTGAGGCGTCCGGCGCCGCTGGCACGGTTGTTGGACTCATTGGACTCGGGCAGGGTGTTATCGCTGTCGACCTCGATGGCGTAAAAATAGTGCGGCGAAAAGTCGACGCATTCGGCCTCGGTCTCGATGACAATGTCCTCGCACTCGCCCGGGTTAATACTCGGGATATCGAACTCGAGCAGGGCGTCGGGGCTATAGTCGGGGGTGCCAGAAGTGCTTCGCCACAATTTGCCGCGGGTATGCCCGGTCGCGTTCGAGCCGCCGGCGCAGATTGTGGCGACGAGCCCGACCGTATCGCCCGAGGCGGCCGATTGCGGCACCGTCAGGGTGTCGGCGTAGAGGTCGACGTCGGCCTCATCGGTGATCCGGATAGGGGTGTCGAAGATCGCCTGGTTATTGCTTCGATAGGCGTCTGAGAGCGCGCCTTGCGGGTCACAAACCACGTAAAAATAATAGTTGCCCGGGTCCAGGAGCCCGGGGACGATGATATCCCGGTCGATAAGCTCCTCGGCGCCCGCCGCAAGGTTGCTGATATTGATATTGGTCAGGCGCGGGTCGGCGTTGGTATTTACCGCCGCCTGCTCGGAGGTGTAGATGCCGCAGAAGAACGAGCCCGCCGCCAGCGTGCCCTCGTTTTTCACGCGCATCGAGACGTTCAACGTGCCGTCCAAATAGGTGCTGTCCGGGGTGACCGCGAAGTCGCTGACCGCGATATCGATGCCTTCGCTGCGCTCGTCCGAGACAAGCGTCGGCGTTTGAGATGCGCCGATATTATTGGCGAGGTTGACCTCTGGGGAGTCGCCCTGGATGGCGACCTCGACCAGGAGATAGACCTCGATCTCTTCGCCGCTCGGGGGGACAATCGCGTCGTCGAGCACCAATGTTTTCAGGTTAAAGAGCTTCTCGGAGGCAGCGGCGACCGAAAAAGTCCCGCTTTCCTCGATCAGCTGGTCTTCGCCCGGCTCAAGGGTGGTGTTGCCAACCGAGAGCCATACCTTGGCGACGACATCGAAGGCGTCGATATTGCCGGCGTTGGTGACGGTGAAGGTGCGGCTGAGTTGACTGAGGGTCGGGAAGGCGCGGCTCGGGGTCATGGCGATATCGCGAACGCCAAGGTCCGGGACCAGTGATGCAGTGTTCTCGACGCGAATCGGGCCCCCGGAGACGGCCCGATTATTCGCGGCGTCGAGGTCGGAGAATTGCCCCTCTGGGTTCGCCCAGACCACGACATGGTAGTTGCCGGTGAGCGCGTCCTGGGGAATCTGGACCTTGAACCCGGGCGCCACGCTTGCGCCGGCGTCGATCACGGGGGCTTCGCTATTCTCGGCGCTGACGGTGGTCTGGCCCAGATGAATCAAATCATCGGTGTCAGCCGCATTCACATTTGCGCTCGCCGAAAGATAGGCGTCTACCTTAAAGGGCGACTCGACCGCGCCGGCCAAGACGTTTTTGGCGATAAATGAGATGCTCAGCTCACCGCCCACCTGCACATTGGCGGGCGCGCCGCGCACGTCGCTCAGGGCCAGGTCAATGGGCTCGAGGACCTTGAGTTGGGTCGAGTCGGAGGCGACCTCGCGCTCGGCGGTCATCGCCAATACCTCGACGGTATAGATCCCCGAAGACGCGTAGGTGTGGCTCACGCTCGCCGTTGACGCGCTGCCCGAGGCGCTCGCCCCATCGCCAAACCGCACGACCCACGACAGTTCGTCGGCCGAGGTGCCGTCGCCAGGCAAGACCTCGAAGTTGATGTCGGTGCTCACGCCCGGGTACGAAGTCTCGGGCTGAATCGATACGATCTTTATGCTGGCCGACTTCGACGCGCCGTCGTCTTCGCCGCAGCCGACAAAGAGCAGAGCCAACATCAGCAAACACGCCAGTCTATATACCCGTAAAATCGCCATAAATGGTCTCGGTTCTCGGTCCGTCCGAATTCGCCCTGAACGGTGATTGCGCTGCTTCGGGATAGCTGAGATAAATCGCCGACATGACACGCACCATTAAATGCGTGGAAATACCGGGCAATTGTTGAGTTGGGATAGTTACGAATGCGACTCACGAATGCAAGCCGGGCCGCTGAAATCCCGGTGGCGCGACCGATGGAGGCGGCGTCGATGAACGCTTGACGCCTTCGCGCGTGCTGGGATAGTTTGTAGTGGACATTCTTGGTAGAAACAACCACGATTCGTGAGCTTCACGAACGTCTCAATGCACCAATTTTGGTGTGACCAAATGGCTTCAGGAGGATTTGTTGTCACAGGGTACAAATAAGCCGGATCTCTCTGATTTAAAGGCACGTTTGGGTTTGAAAAAGCCGAGCGCTGCGAAACCAACACAAGGATCGCAAGATTCGGCACAGGCTGTCGTTGATCGCGCCGCGCCTGCCGGTGCGCCGCGCGCGGCAGCACCTCCGGGAGGCGCTCCTGCGGGGCCGCCGACCAGTGGGCCTGCTTTCGGTGGACCGGCTGGTCCGCCCACCGGCGCGGCTCCCACGCGACCGCCAGCCGCAGCCGCCCCCGCGGCGAGCCGGCCACCGGCCGCGGCGGCGCCGGCTCCCCGGCCTGCGCCCCAGAAGAGCGCGCCGGCCGCCGAACCGGCGAAGCCGCGCGTGCCTCAGGCGAATATTCAGCTCGACGACGAGGACCTCAAAGCCGCCGGTAACGCGACGTTTTCGCCGATGGTGATGGGTCTTTTGGGCGCCGTTCTTTTGGTCGGCGTTGGCTTCGGTTGGGCCGCGTCGACCTCCCTTGCCAATAGCGAAATCTACAATACGCAGACCGCCGACGGCGCGCGTATTCATGGAGCGCTGGAGCCCAAGGTCGCCGAGTTCCAGAAGGCCAAGGGCATGGTCGCGAAATTGTCGGCCACCGAGCCGGACTTCGAGAGCGCGAAGGCGCTCGCGGCGCTGGACTTCACCGCCGATGGCAACCTGATGGGCGGCGGTCGCCTGCTCTTAGGCTCCAAGCTTATCTCCGATTTGACCGGTTATAGCGTCGACGCGGCCATGCTCACCGAGCTGCTCGCCGACCACGATAATATGACCAATAACGTCGACAAGCAGGAGCTTGAGGCGATTAGTCAGAATAACGAATTGCTCGATAAGGACCGCTTCGCGGTGCTCTTCGACTTCAATTATCTGGCCAAGAACAACACCAGCGACACCTACTCCCCGCGCCCCGGCCGCCTCGTCAACGTCTTGTCGATGGAGAAGGACGAAGAGGGCAAGGTTGAGGTCAGCTATCTCAACAGCAGCAAGACCTCGAAGACGCTCCTGCAGGGACTCGTCCCGCTGGAGAAGGGTGAACTGCTCAAGAGCGACGGCCCGAACGCGCTGCAGCGTTATCAGAAACGCGTTGACCGCATTAAGAAGATGTCCGACCGCCTCGATAATCGCGTG encodes:
- a CDS encoding serine/threonine protein kinase, with translation MQQSREARAERQPLAGGEEPEDTGVLEVLNERFALLREIGQGSQGQAYVARDLSTDAQVLVKELRMKQVQAWKAVELFDREGAVLKGISHEAIPNFIDGFHLEGVGDGVRFFLVQEFIEGEDLQQLIDAGLTVDESGARAFLREMLSVLNFLHTRPTPVIHRDIKPANIMRRQDARLALIDFGAVQSTLADSSAKTVVGTSGFMPMEQLMGRAVPASDLYALAATTVHLLSRRHPAELPMVDLELQFRDYINVSDRFEKILAKMLAAHVEDRFQSAREVIDLLDAAPELADARAPTRAGAAGSQLARSVDFQRPNEGDTEFFEAWAASAAPETLIPQGIWGLSPNRAKGEEGVFQLPEWVEKPRRFRSQWEAREDGFRLVTPMEKWWKFVLVMMLLSAFSGFGVLVARGFVAAELTAFRLIASVIMGGGFWLFFPLVLKSYTLRTVLELKDGHLSILTKDCFTARNRRSIDVAPATRVECRAVRNEGGQIRHRLVVAGPPGRQTDWQIGEHIPQAEQLYLCKEMNRYIKAHAPLKFVGEA
- a CDS encoding DUF1285 domain-containing protein; the encoded protein is MTAKETPENSPIEIDETLPEVVKGFLRKGYQLEDIFLNARGRWTHQGDPFENQKIIALFNRSVSRTAGGTWVLEVPPYTYPIRVEDTGFFVEQVDLSVTPAQVYLSDETREDFDLSTLRYEPEGRLYCTVKGGEFRARFKKPAYYAISECFVERGDAIWAEVDGQEIRLL
- a CDS encoding CARDB domain-containing protein: MAILRVYRLACLLMLALLFVGCGEDDGASKSASIKIVSIQPETSYPGVSTDINFEVLPGDGTSADELSWVVRFGDGASASGSASTASVSHTYASSGIYTVEVLAMTAEREVASDSTQLKVLEPIDLALSDVRGAPANVQVGGELSISFIAKNVLAGAVESPFKVDAYLSASANVNAADTDDLIHLGQTTVSAENSEAPVIDAGASVAPGFKVQIPQDALTGNYHVVVWANPEGQFSDLDAANNRAVSGGPIRVENTASLVPDLGVRDIAMTPSRAFPTLSQLSRTFTVTNAGNIDAFDVVAKVWLSVGNTTLEPGEDQLIEESGTFSVAAASEKLFNLKTLVLDDAIVPPSGEEIEVYLLVEVAIQGDSPEVNLANNIGASQTPTLVSDERSEGIDIAVSDFAVTPDSTYLDGTLNVSMRVKNEGTLAAGSFFCGIYTSEQAAVNTNADPRLTNINISNLAAGAEELIDRDIIVPGLLDPGNYYFYVVCDPQGALSDAYRSNNQAIFDTPIRITDEADVDLYADTLTVPQSAASGDTVGLVATICAGGSNATGHTRGKLWRSTSGTPDYSPDALLEFDIPSINPGECEDIVIETEAECVDFSPHYFYAIEVDSDNTLPESNESNNRASGAGRLNVSGEYCACVPDGRGNDDSVNAHPLSPGVSSQALCQPERCDFYGVNLTPGDSLFVKTTFDAARGKLQTRLFDTNGLNELDANANDDYQEVATFLVPSGGDYIVSVCGATSTTQNLYDLDVEVISPAAGYDVLPRDLRVPTRDTFSIGSQLGISFRVYNLGEDATPADFNAKLVISPNPIIGDGDDIALSPATLTIPQVAAGSSQNIEAEVTIPTSIDNGTYYLGVDLDLADSNPGNNQVASKQITIETQCYDPLEPNNSFGEATTVTPGSYSNLVSCTAAPDYYKICVQNGKKMSVRVEFDESQGDIDLSLFDQTFREIDNSATINTDFEQVSVDYVNGSQCYFAKVALLTTEQVLQTNYTMTVAVQDVDPSLQCDAVFESNDSLDSASSLLAALNHSTTLDRCPQGDTDYYYVDLQREQKVSLRGILDPGAQAGTLRIQLYHPNGSAGRNHETAPGSPVAEIADFEAPAAGTYYLQVTIDGTQRRATYRLEADGLGALGGVDLAASNSMIGPGSYGPGDEVRLGFTLANLGNQTADAPSYKVYLGQNSAHDSGADIELTSVSLTQDFGAGVSRAVTTRFDLPVGGLWDGTGYLHIVVSTIAQTDMNPANNQTFIPITLSTN
- a CDS encoding metallophosphoesterase family protein; its protein translation is MKLGHLSDLHVLKIEHPRPWHYLNKRIVGGTNLLLKRSKSHSSSVVVRALDRLQNHCNVDHIAITGDLSNLALDSEFYESARILSSIPDAAQRVSVIPGNHDYYTHAAAREQRFEHYFAPYIQTDLPGYRNDSAYPYCHLRGDDVAIIGMNSAIPTPWFFATGRVEEEQLKTLAAMLDDPKVRDRFKVVMIHHHLLPFEHSKVEFTRRLINASEVLETLRRHDVDLAIHGHNHHFSTIEIPHLRGSGTLRICEAGSTSVGSYSNPYFGGKFNVYDIEDGRLKSIETHLFESNDAGFTKWRERVFEEKI
- a CDS encoding serine/threonine protein kinase, which codes for MAEIINDRFEVIRILGEGGQARATLARDLRDGKEVVVKELHLARAADWKSLELFERESSVLRNLDHPAIPSYVDGFHQEDGARVFLVQEYVSGDSLNALVEREGLFDDDKLRDFLAQMLDILAYLQRFSPPVVHRDIKPSNILRDALGKYHLVDFGAVQLIVSDEIGGSTIVGTSGFMPPEQLIGQANPASDIYALGATCVQLACGMEPGDLPMERMKLQFRDIVGLSDFLCDLLERMLEPHISARFGDAAAVITALRMGKMDPPAADPRRGASAPASSVLAHEMASLVPVRQAIGKAPVSSPKSTIYLGDDGTLSIETVSTHRVPYLLCAAAFGAGLLLVFVSMSGGPESVCCIGLPLLAWSVGFLGYRVIKSYRQYVDRLEVSPAGISLESGHRIGAAAPLLVTGQVAFSLPELRNCYLHIYQPAGRARASQQQRTGGRKRSGICFVDHGGREHAFELDGVLTRGVRRSRAQERLAAESEARWLFQVTQAHLEALTSPGAGDSAQVAPRTVPDEIGA